The following are encoded in a window of Schistocerca nitens isolate TAMUIC-IGC-003100 chromosome 9, iqSchNite1.1, whole genome shotgun sequence genomic DNA:
- the LOC126204315 gene encoding uncharacterized protein LOC126204315 — translation MDRLTTSDADQAYLPTADSNHGDRAFILMNKLAHGGSYPGRDDDEAAILTFCNIRKAAALPSSGQQESGEPPRASPVAQQEIAIPATAASKGVAPLDSTTLEVDAPPVAPLAPMSQEEPLVSLVDAPSCAGDIPAVWTGAKTAQEATEMEAIDLHDANLAEAIAEAESRDADHDDARAPRKRRATTHDDSDTHSSTSDSARPRKKAPRASRAAAAAVGRAGASSPHSAPKVLHPKRTQRPTATEAASRQPDEDGFVAPPRRHTAKAAALQPPQPLPTTNAFAGANADEMEDDEAPLMPPQRKPPPPPPIVVQWDGEYKNFEQKIVGWPRQPPLSLPAATSTRSRSRHMSNTVR, via the coding sequence ATGGACCGACTAACGACCAGTGACGCTGACCAGGCATACCTGCCCACCGCTGACTCGAACCACGGTGACCGAGCGTTCATTCTCATGAACAAGCTCGCTCACGGGGGCTCCTACCCCGGTCGAGATGACGACGAGGCGGCCATACTGACCTTCTGTAACATCCGGAAGGCCGCTGCACTACCGAGCTCGGGGCAGCAAGAATCGGGCGAGCCACCGAGAGCCTCGCCGGTCGCACAGCAAGAAATTGCGATCCCGGCGACGGCGGCCTCGAAGGGAGTTGCGCCGCTGGACTCTACCACCCTAGAGGTCGATGCTCCCCCGGTTGCCCCATTGGCCCCGATGTCACAAGAAGAACCCCTTGTATCGCTAGTAGACGCGCCGTCCTGCGCTGGGGACATCCCTGCGGTCTGGACGGGCGCTAAGACAGCACAAGAGGCTACCGAGATGGAGGCCATCGACCTCCATGACGCGAACCTTGCCGAGGCAATCGCCGAGGCAGAGAGTCGCGATGCAGACCATGACGACGCCCGTGCGCCCAGGAAGCGCCGGGCCACGACACACGACGATTCGGACACGCACTCCTCGACCTCTGACTCCGCAAGGCCGAGGAAGAAGGCACCCAGAGCCTCCCGCGCTGCCGCTGCAGCGGTCGGGAGAGCTGGAGCTAGTTCTCCACACAGTGCCCCCAAGGTGCTACACCCAAAGAGGACACAGCGGCCCACTGCGACAGAGGCTGCCTCCAGGCAGCCTGATGAGGACGGCTTTGTTGCCCCACCTAGGAGGCACACCGCCAAGGCTGCCGCACTGCAGCCACCGCAGCCGCTGCCGACTACAAATGCGTTCGCAGGGGCTAACGCCGACGAGATGGAGGACGACGAGGCGCCCCTGATGCCGCCACAGAGGaagccgccgcccccaccgcctatCGTCGTCCAATGGGACGGCGAGTACAAAAATTTCGAGCAAAAGATCGTTGGTTGGCCGCGTCAACCACCCTTAAGCCTGCCGGCCGCGACCTCTACAAGGTCACGGTCGCGACACATGAGTAATACCGTGCGGTGA